In one window of Notolabrus celidotus isolate fNotCel1 chromosome 15, fNotCel1.pri, whole genome shotgun sequence DNA:
- the LOC117826364 gene encoding tripartite motif-containing protein 16-like isoform X2 → MDQNQLDRERLCCSICLDLLKDPVTVPCGHSYCMNCIKTHWDKEDEKRDYSCPQCRKTFTPRPDLRKNTMLADLVEELKKTGLQAAPADHCYAGPEDVACDVCTGRKLRASKSCLFCLISFCEKHLQPHLESPAYKKHKLVEPSKKLQENVCSRHDEVMKMFCRTDQQSICYLCSVEDHKGHDTVSAAAERTERQRELEGSRLNIQQRIQDREKDVKLLQQEVEAINGSADKAVEHSEEMFTELIRLMEKRRSDVKQQVRSQQETEVSRVKELQEKLEQEITELKRRDAELQKLAHTEDHNQFLQDYPSLSGLSGSTNSSSIKTRPLRYFEDVTAAVSGVRDKLQDVLREGWTNISQTGTEVDVLLSQPRPEPEPKTRAEFLKYSRDIPLDPTTVNTLLLLSDGNRKATRLGQHQSYSSHPDRFTGWYQVLSRESLTGRCYWEVERRETVDVAVAYKNISRAGSSHECVFGYNDKSWSLDCVNKSYNFRFNNVQTPVSGPQSSRVGVYLDHRAGILSFYSVSETMTLLHRVQTTFTQPLHAGL, encoded by the coding sequence atggatCAGAACCAGCTGGACCGAGAGAGACTCTGCTGTTCCATCTGTCTGGATCTACTGAAGGATCCGGTGACTGttccctgtggacacagctacTGCATGAACTGTATTAAAACCCACTGGGATAAagaggatgagaagagagaCTACAGCTGCCCTCAGTGTAGGAAGACCTTCACACCGAGGCCTGACCTGAGGAAAAACACCATGTTAGCAGATTtagtggaggagctgaagaagactggactccaagctgctcctgctgatcactgctATGCTGGACCTGAAGATGTGGCCTGTGACGTCTGCACCGGGAGGAAACTGAGAGCCAGTAAGTCCTGTCTGTTCTGCTTGATCTCTTTTTGTGAGAAACACCTTCAGCCTCATCTTGAATCTCCGGCCtataagaaacacaagctggtgGAGCCCTCCAAGAAGCTCCAGGAGAACGTCTGCTCTCGTCAtgatgaggtgatgaagatgttctgtcgtactgatcagcagtctatctgttatctctgctctgtggaGGATCACAAAGGTCACGACAcggtctcagctgcagcagaaaggactgagaggcagagagagctcGAGGGGAGTCGActaaacatccagcagagaatccaggacagagagaaagatgtgaagctgcttcaacaggaggtggaggctaTCAACGGCTCCGCTGATAAAGCAGTGGAGCACAGTGAGGAGATGTTCACTGAGCTGATCCGTCTCATGGAGAAAAGACGCTctgatgtgaagcagcaggtcagatcccagcaggaaactgaagtgagtcgagtcaaagagcttcaggagaagctggagcaggagatcactgagctgaagaggagagacgctgagctgcagaagctggcacacacagaggaccacaACCAGTTTCTACAGGACTACCCCTCACTGTCAGGACTCAGTGGATCTACAAACTCATCCAGCATCAAGACCCGTCCTCTGAGGTACTTTGAGGATGTGACAGCGGCTGTGTCAGGAGTCAGAGATAAACTACAGGACGTCctgagagagggatggacaaacatctcacagacagggactgaagtggatgttttactgtcacaaccaagaccagaaccagagcccAAGACCAGAGCTGAGTTCTTGAAATACTCACGTGACATCCCACTGGATCCAACCACAGTGAACACACTGCTGTTATTATCTGATGGGAACAGAAAAGCAACACGTCTGGGTCAACATCAGTCTTATTCTAGTCACCCAGACAGATTCACAGGTTGGTATCAGGTCCTGAGTAGAGAGAGTCTGACTGGACGttgttactgggaggtggagCGGAGAGAAACAGTTGATGTAGCAGTCGCATACAAGAATATCAGCAGAGCAGGGAGCTcacatgaatgtgtgtttggatACAATGACAAATCTTGGTCTTTAGACTGTGTCAACAAGAGTTATAACTTTAGGTTCAACAATGTGCAGACTCCTGTCTCAGGTCCTCAGTCCTCCAGAGTAGGAgtgtacctggatcacagagcaggtattctgtccttctacagcgtctctgaaaccatgactctcctccacagagtccagaccacattcactcagccTCTACATGCTGGACTCTAG
- the LOC117826364 gene encoding tripartite motif-containing protein 16-like isoform X1 — MAQRGVQPDRETFSCSICLDLLKDPVTVPCGHSYCMNCIKTHWDKEDEKRDYSCPQCRKTFTPRPDLRKNTMLADLVEELKKTGLQAAPADHCYAGPEDVACDVCTGRKLRASKSCLFCLISFCEKHLQPHLESPAYKKHKLVEPSKKLQENVCSRHDEVMKMFCRTDQQSICYLCSVEDHKGHDTVSAAAERTERQRELEGSRLNIQQRIQDREKDVKLLQQEVEAINGSADKAVEHSEEMFTELIRLMEKRRSDVKQQVRSQQETEVSRVKELQEKLEQEITELKRRDAELQKLAHTEDHNQFLQDYPSLSGLSGSTNSSSIKTRPLRYFEDVTAAVSGVRDKLQDVLREGWTNISQTGTEVDVLLSQPRPEPEPKTRAEFLKYSRDIPLDPTTVNTLLLLSDGNRKATRLGQHQSYSSHPDRFTGWYQVLSRESLTGRCYWEVERRETVDVAVAYKNISRAGSSHECVFGYNDKSWSLDCVNKSYNFRFNNVQTPVSGPQSSRVGVYLDHRAGILSFYSVSETMTLLHRVQTTFTQPLHAGL; from the coding sequence GATCCGGTGACTGttccctgtggacacagctacTGCATGAACTGTATTAAAACCCACTGGGATAAagaggatgagaagagagaCTACAGCTGCCCTCAGTGTAGGAAGACCTTCACACCGAGGCCTGACCTGAGGAAAAACACCATGTTAGCAGATTtagtggaggagctgaagaagactggactccaagctgctcctgctgatcactgctATGCTGGACCTGAAGATGTGGCCTGTGACGTCTGCACCGGGAGGAAACTGAGAGCCAGTAAGTCCTGTCTGTTCTGCTTGATCTCTTTTTGTGAGAAACACCTTCAGCCTCATCTTGAATCTCCGGCCtataagaaacacaagctggtgGAGCCCTCCAAGAAGCTCCAGGAGAACGTCTGCTCTCGTCAtgatgaggtgatgaagatgttctgtcgtactgatcagcagtctatctgttatctctgctctgtggaGGATCACAAAGGTCACGACAcggtctcagctgcagcagaaaggactgagaggcagagagagctcGAGGGGAGTCGActaaacatccagcagagaatccaggacagagagaaagatgtgaagctgcttcaacaggaggtggaggctaTCAACGGCTCCGCTGATAAAGCAGTGGAGCACAGTGAGGAGATGTTCACTGAGCTGATCCGTCTCATGGAGAAAAGACGCTctgatgtgaagcagcaggtcagatcccagcaggaaactgaagtgagtcgagtcaaagagcttcaggagaagctggagcaggagatcactgagctgaagaggagagacgctgagctgcagaagctggcacacacagaggaccacaACCAGTTTCTACAGGACTACCCCTCACTGTCAGGACTCAGTGGATCTACAAACTCATCCAGCATCAAGACCCGTCCTCTGAGGTACTTTGAGGATGTGACAGCGGCTGTGTCAGGAGTCAGAGATAAACTACAGGACGTCctgagagagggatggacaaacatctcacagacagggactgaagtggatgttttactgtcacaaccaagaccagaaccagagcccAAGACCAGAGCTGAGTTCTTGAAATACTCACGTGACATCCCACTGGATCCAACCACAGTGAACACACTGCTGTTATTATCTGATGGGAACAGAAAAGCAACACGTCTGGGTCAACATCAGTCTTATTCTAGTCACCCAGACAGATTCACAGGTTGGTATCAGGTCCTGAGTAGAGAGAGTCTGACTGGACGttgttactgggaggtggagCGGAGAGAAACAGTTGATGTAGCAGTCGCATACAAGAATATCAGCAGAGCAGGGAGCTcacatgaatgtgtgtttggatACAATGACAAATCTTGGTCTTTAGACTGTGTCAACAAGAGTTATAACTTTAGGTTCAACAATGTGCAGACTCCTGTCTCAGGTCCTCAGTCCTCCAGAGTAGGAgtgtacctggatcacagagcaggtattctgtccttctacagcgtctctgaaaccatgactctcctccacagagtccagaccacattcactcagccTCTACATGCTGGACTCTAG
- the LOC117826366 gene encoding tripartite motif-containing protein 16-like → MKMFCRTDQQSICYLCLMDEHKGHDTVSAAAERTERQRELEGSRLNIQQRIQDREKDVKLLQQEVEAINGSADKAVEYSEEMFTELIRLMEKRRSDVKQQVRSQQETEVSPVKELQEKLEQEITELKRRDAELQKLAHTEDHNQFLQDYPSLSGLSGPTHSSRIKTRPLRYFEDVTAAVSGVRDKLHDALREGWTNISQTGTEVDVLLSQPRPEPEPKTRAEFLKYSRDITLDPNTAHRWLLLSDGNRKATYMGQHQSHSTHPDRFTYWCQVLSGESLTGRCYWEVKRRGRVYVAVTYKNIRRSGSSNECMFGANDKSWCLDFDDNSDYDFCYNNMKTPVSGPRSSRVGVYLDHRAGILSFYSISKTMTLLHRVQTTFTQPLHAGLYVVGSAELLGLK, encoded by the coding sequence atgaagatgttctgTCGTACTGATCAGCAGTCTATCTGTTATCTCTGTTTAATGGATGAACATAAAGGCCACGACAcggtctcagctgcagcagaaaggactgagaggcagagagagctggaggggAGTCGActaaacatccagcagagaatccaggacagagagaaagatgtgaagctgcttcaacaggaggtggaggctaTCAACGGCTCCGCTGATAAAGCAGTGGAGTACAGTGAGGAGATGTTCACTGAGCTGATCCGTCTCATGGAGAAAAGACGCTctgatgtgaagcagcaggtcagatcccagcaggaaactgaagtgagtccagtcaaagagcttcaggagaagctggagcaggagatcactgagctgaagaggagagacgctgagctgcagaagctggcacacacagaggaccacaACCAGTTTCTACAGGACTACCCCTCACTGTCAGGACTCAGTGGACCTACACACTCATCCAGGATCAAGACCCGTCCTCTGAGGTACTTTGAGGATGTGACAGCGGCTGTGTCAGGAGTCAGAGATAAACTACATGACGCtctgagagagggatggacaaacatctcacagacagggactgaagtggatgttttactgtcacaaccaagaccagaaccagagcccAAGACCAGAGCTGAGTTCTTAAAATACTCACGTGACATCAcactggatccaaacacagcacacagatgGCTGTTATTATCTGATGGGAACAGAAAAGCAACATATATGGGTCAACATCAGTCTCATTCTACTCACCCAGACAGATTCACTTATTGGTGTCAGGTCCTGAGTGGAGAGAGTCTGACTGGACGTTGTTACTGGGAGGTGAAGCGGAGAGGAAGAGTTTATGTAGCAGTCACATACAAGAATATCAGAAGATCAGGGAGCTCAAATGAATGTATGTTTGGGGCTAATGACAAATCTTGGTGTTTAGATTTTGACGACAACAGCGATTATGACTTTTGTTACAACAATATGAAGACTCCTGTCTCAGGTCCTCGGTCCTCCAGAGTAGGAgtgtacctggatcacagagcaggtattctgtccttctacagcaTCTCTAAAACcatgactctcctccacagagtccagaccacattcactcagccTCTACATGCTGGACTCTATGTTGTTGGATCAGCTGAGTTGCTTGGGCTGAAATAG
- the LOC117826360 gene encoding tripartite motif-containing protein 16-like, translated as MDQNQLDREGLCCSICLDLLKDPVTTSCGHSYCMNCIKTHWDKEDVKRVHSCPRCRQTFTPRPVLKKNTMLADLVEELKKTGLQAAPADHCYAGPEDVACDVCTGRKLRASKSCLQCLISFCEKHLQPHFESPAYKKHKLVEPSKKLQENVCSRHDEVMKIFCRTDQQSICYLCLMDEHKGHDTVSAAAERTERQRELEGSRLNIQQRIQDREKDVKLLQQEVEAINGSADKAVEHSEEMFTELIRLMEKRRSDVKQQVRSQQETEVSPVKELQEKLEQEITELKRRDAELQKLAHTEDHNQFLQDYPSLSGLSGSTHSSRIKTRPLRYFEDVTAAVSGVRDKLQDVLREEWTNISQTGTEVDVLLSQPRPEPEPKTRAEFLKYSRDITLDPITVNTQLLLSDGNRKARYMDQHQSYSSHPDRFTDYLQVLSRESLTGRCYWEVERTGIVYVAVTYKNISRAGRSHECVFGRNDKSWSLYCFNYIYNFWFNKVQTPVSGPESSRVGVYLDHSAGILSFYSVSETMTLLHRVQTTFTQPLHAGLCVYPGSAELLRLK; from the coding sequence atggatCAGAACCAGCTGGACCGAGAGGGACTCTGCTGTTCCATCTGTCTGGATCTACTGAAGGATCCGGTGACTACCTCCTGTGGACACAGCTACTGCATGAACTGTATTAAAACCCACTGGGATAAAGAGGATGTGAAGAGAGTCCACAGCTGCCCTAGGTGTAGGCAGACCTTCACACCGAGGCCTGTCCTGAAGAAAAACACCATGTTAGCAGATTtagtggaggagctgaagaagactggactccaagctgctcctgctgatcactgctATGCTGGACCTGAAGATGTGGCCTGTGACGTCTGCACCGGGAGGAAACTGAGAGCCAGTAAGTCCTGTCTGCAGTGTCTGATCTCTTTTTGTGAGAAACACCTTCAGCCTCATTTTGAATCTCCGGCCtataagaaacacaagctggtgGAGCCCTCCAAGAAGCTCCAGGAGAACGTCTGCTCTCGTCAtgatgaggtgatgaagatATTCTGTCGTACTGATCAGCAGTCTATCTGTTATCTCTGTTTAATGGACGAACATAAAGGCCACGACAcggtctcagctgcagcagaaaggactgagaggcagagagagctcGAGGGGAGTCGActaaacatccagcagagaatccaggacagagagaaagatgtgaagctgcttcaacaggaggtggaggctaTCAACGGCTCCGCTGATAAAGCAGTGGAGCACAGTGAGGAGATGTTCACTGAGCTGATCCGTCTCATGGAGAAAAGACGCTctgatgtgaagcagcaggtcagatcccagcaggaaactgaagtgagtccagtcaaagagcttcaggagaagctggagcaggagatcactgagctgaagaggagagacgctgagctgcagaagctggcacacacagaggaccacaACCAGTTTCTACAGGACTACCCCTCACTGTCAGGACTCAGTGGATCTACACACTCATCCAGGATCAAGACCCGTCCTCTGAGGTACTTTGAGGATGTGACAGCGGCTGTGTCAGGAGTCAGAGATAAACTACAGGACGTTCTGAGAGAGGAATGGAcaaacatctcacagacagggactgaagtggatgttttactgtcacaaccaagaccagaaccagagcccAAGACCAGAGCTGAGTTCTTAAAATACTCACGTGACATCACACTGGATCCAATCACagtgaacacacagctgttattATCTGATGGGAACAGAAAAGCAAGATATATGGATCAACATCAGTCTTATTCTAGTCACCCAGACAGATTCACTGATTATCTTCAGGTCCTGAGTAGAGAGAGTCTGACTGGACGttgttactgggaggtggagCGGACAGGAATAGTTTATGTAGCAGTCACATACAAGAATATCAGCAGAGCAGGAAGGTcacatgaatgtgtgtttggacGCAATGACAAATCTTGGTCTTTATATTGTTTCAACTACATTTATAACTTTTGGTTCAACAAAGTGCAGACTCCTGTCTCAGGTCCTGAGTCCTCCAGAGTAGGAGTGTACCTGGATCACAGTGCAGGtattctgtccttctacagcgtctctgaaaccatgactctcctccacagagtccagaccacattcactcagccTCTACATGCTGGACTCTGTGTTTATCCTGGATCAGCTGAGTTGCTTCGGCTGAAATAG
- the LOC117826356 gene encoding tripartite motif-containing protein 16-like has product MDQNQLDRERLCCSICLDLLKDPVTTSCGHSYCMNCIRTHWDKEDDKRVYSCPQCRKTFTPRPDLGKNTMLADLVEELKKTGLQAAPADHCYAGPEDVACDVCTGRKLRASKSCLQCLASYCEKHLQPHFESAPLKKHKLVEPSKKLQENVCSHHDEVMKMFCRTDQQSICYLCSVDEHKGHDTVSAAAERTERQRELEGSRLNIQQRIQDREKDVKLLQQEVEAINGSADKAVEHSEEMFTELIRLMEKRRSDVKQQVRSQQETEVSRVKELQEKLEQEITELKRRDAELQKLAHTEDHNQFLQDYPSLSGLSGPTHSSRIKTRPLRYFEDVTAAVSGVRDKLQDVLREGWTNISQTVTEVNVLLSQLEPEPEPKTRAEFLKYSQDITLDPNTAHRWLFLSDGNRKATNVKKPQPYSSHPDRFTYWCQVLSGESLTGRCYWEVERRGGVYVAVTYKNISREGRSDECVFGFNDKSWSLDCDNNSYNFLFNNVKTPVSGPQSFRVGVYLDHRAGILSFYSISKTMTLLHRVQTTFTQPLHAGLFVYYHGSTAELLRLK; this is encoded by the coding sequence atggatCAGAACCAGCTGGACCGAGAGAGACTCTGCTGTTCCATCTGTCTGGATCTACTGAAGGATCCGGTGACTACCTCCTGTGGACACAGCTACTGCATGAACTGTATTAGAACCCACTGGGATAAAGAGGATGACAAGAGAGTCTACAGCTGTCCTCAGTGTAGGAAGACCTTCACACCGAGGCCTGACCTTGGGAAAAACACCATGTTAGCAGATTtagtggaggagctgaagaagactggactccaagctgctcctgctgatcactgctATGCTGGACCTGAAGATGTGGCCTGTGACGTCTGCACCGGGAGGAAACTGAGAGCCAGTAAGTCCTGTCTGCAGTGTCTGGCTTCTTACTGTGAGAAACACCTTCAGCCTCATTTTGAATCAGCTCCATTGaagaaacacaagctggtgGAGCCCTCCAAGAAGCTCCAGGAGAACGTCTGCTCTCATCAtgatgaggtgatgaagatgttctgtcgtactgatcagcagtctatctgttatctctgctctgtggacGAACATAAAGGCCACGACAcggtctcagctgcagcagaaaggactgagaggcagagagagctggaggggAGTCGActaaacatccagcagagaatccaggacagagagaaagatgtgaagctgcttcaacaggaggtggaggctaTCAATGGCTCCGCTGATAAAGCAGTGGAGCACAGTGAGGAGATGTTCACTGAGCTGATCCGTCTCATGGAGAAAAGACGCTctgatgtgaagcagcaggtcagatcccagcaggaaactgaagtgagtcgagtcaaagagcttcaggagaagctggagcaggagatcactgagctgaagaggagagacgctgagctgcagaagctggcacacacagaggaccacaACCAGTTTCTACAGGACTACCCCTCACTGTCAGGACTCAGTGGACCTACACACTCATCCAGGATCAAGACCCGTCCTCTGAGGTACTTTGAGGATGTGACAGCGGCTGTGTCAGGAGTCAGAGATAAACTACAGGACGTtctgagagagggatggacaaacatctcacagacagTGACTGAAGTGAATGTTTTACTGTCAcaactagaaccagaaccagagcccAAGACCAGAGCTGAGTTCTTAAAATACTCACAGGACATCAcactggatccaaacacagcacacagatggctgtttttatctgatgggaACAGAAAAGCAACAAATGTCAAAAAACCTCAGCCTTATTCTAGTCACCCAGACAGATTCACTTATTGGTGTCAGGTCCTGAGTGGAGAGAGTCTGACTGGACGttgttactgggaggtggagCGGAGAGGAGGAGTTTATGTAGCAGTCACATACAAGAATATCAGCAGAGAAGGGAGGTcagatgaatgtgtgtttgggttCAATGACAAATCTTGGTCTTTGGATTGTGACAACAACAGTTATAACTTTCTGTTCAACAATGTGAAGACTCCTGTCTCAGGTCCTCAGTCCTTCAGAGTAGGAgtgtacctggatcacagagcaggtattctgtccttctacagcaTCTCTAAAACcatgactctcctccacagagtccagaccacattcactcagccTCTACATGCTGGACTCTTTGTTTATTATCATGGATCCACAGCTGAGTTGCTTCGGCTGAAATAG
- the LOC117826357 gene encoding tripartite motif-containing protein 16-like, whose protein sequence is MDQNQLDRERLCCSICLDLLKDPVTTSCGHSYCMNCIRSHWDTQDVKRVYSCPQCMKTFTPRPDLGKNTMLADLVEELKKTGLQAAPADHCYAGPEDVACDVCTGRKLRASKSCLQCLASYCEKHLQPHFEAAPFKKHKLVEPSKKLQENVCSRHDEVMNMFCRTDQQSICYLCLMDEHKGHDTVSAAAERTERQRELEGSRLNIQQRIQDREKDVKLLQQEVEAINGSADKAVEHSEEMFTELIRLMEKRRSDVKQQVRSQQETEVSPVKELQEKLEQEITELKRRDAELQKLAHTEDHNQFLQDYPSLSRLSGSTHSSSIKTRPLRFFEDVTAAVSGVRDKLQDVLREGWTNISQTGTEVDVLLSQPRPEPEPKTRAEFLKYSRDITLDPNTANACLLLSDGNRKATFMDQHQSYSSHPDRFTGWTQVLSRESLTGRCYWEVEQRGTVYVAVTYKDISRVGRSNECMFGGNDKSWSLDCVNNSYNFWFNNVKTPVSGPQSSRVGVYLDHSAGILSFYSISKTMTLLHRVQTTFTQPLHAGLCVCCGSAELLGLK, encoded by the coding sequence atggatCAGAACCAGCTGGACCGAGAGAGACTCTGCTGTTCCATCTGTCTGGATCTACTGAAGGATCCGGTGACTACCTCTTGTGGACACAGCTACTGCATGAACTGTATTAGAAGCCACTGGGATACACAGGATGTGAAGAGAGTCTACAGCTGCCCTCAATGTATGAAGACCTTCACACCGAGGCCTGACCTGGGGAAAAACACCATGTTAGCAGATTtagtggaggagctgaagaagactggactccaagctgctcctgctgatcactgctATGCTGGACCTGAAGATGTGGCCTGTGACGTCTGCACCGGGAGGAAACTGAGAGCCAGTAAGTCCTGTCTGCAGTGTCTGGCTTCTTACTGTGAGAAACACCTTCAGCCTCATTTTGAAGCAGCTCCATTTaagaaacacaagctggtgGAGCCCTCCAAGAAGCTCCAGGAGAACGTCTGCTCTCGTCATGATGAGGTGATGAACATGTTCTGCCGTACTGATCAGCAGTCTATCTGTTATCTCTGTTTAATGGACGAACATAAAGGCCACGACAcggtctcagctgcagcagaaaggactgagaggcagagagagctggaggggAGTCGActaaacatccagcagagaatccaggacagagagaaagatgtgaagctgcttcaacaggaggtggaggctaTCAACGGCTCCGCTGATAAAGCAGTGGAGCACAGTGAGGAGATGTTCACTGAGCTGATCCGTCTCATGGAGAAAAGACGCTctgatgtgaagcagcaggtcagatcccagcaggaaactgaagtgagtccagtcaaagagcttcaggagaagctggagcaggagatcactgagctgaagaggagagacgctgagctgcagaagctggcacacacagaggaccacaACCAGTTTCTACAGGACTACCCCTCACTGTCAAGACTCAGTGGATCTACACACTCATCCAGCATCAAGACCCGTCCTCTGAGGTTCTTTGAGGATGTGACAGCGGCTGTGTCAGGAGTCAGAGATAAACTACAGGACGTtctgagagagggatggacaaacatctcacagacagggactgaagtggatgttttactgtcacaaccaagaccagaaccagagcccAAGACCAGAGCTGAGTTCTTGAAATACTCACGTGACATCAcactggatccaaacacagcaaacGCATGTTTGTTATTATCTGATGGGAACAGAAAAGCAACATTTATGGATCAACATCAGTCTTATTCTAGTCACCCAGACAGATTCACAGGTTGGACTCAGGTCCTGAGTAGAGAGAGTCTGACTGGACGttgttactgggaggtggagcagagaggaacaGTTTATGTAGCAGTCACATACAAGGATATCAGCAGAGTAGGGAGGTCAAATGAATGTATGTTTGGGGGTAATGACAAATCTTGGTCTTTAGATTGTGTCAACAACAGTTATAACTTTTGGTTCAACAATGTGAAGACTCCTGTCTCAGGTCCTCAGTCCTCCAGAGTAGGAGTGTACCTGGATCACAGTGCAGGtattctgtccttctacagcaTCTCTAAAACcatgactctcctccacagagtccagaccacattcactcagccTCTACATGCTggactctgtgtttgttgtggatCAGCTGAGTTGCTTGGGCTGAAATAG